A segment of the Chryseobacterium scophthalmum genome:
TTCATACTTACAAAATGGTGGATTTATATCGGGTTATGGAACATCGGGTTGGGGAGGTAGTGATGCGCCTTCTTGGGCTTCTTATGGAGGATTTATTAAATTCAATGATAATAATGGTCTACAACTTTATTATAATAATGGACATAATTCATCAACTAATCACAGACTAGGATTTAGAACAAAAAATACGTCCAACGGTACAACTGTATGGTATGAATTCGCTACAAGGGAATGGTCATCTACAGTAAATGTTCCATATACAGGAGCGACAAATGATATACATCTGAATGGAAAAAAGCTAAGCGGTGTAAATAGTTTAAATATCACACAAAACAGTACGGGTTTATATGGTTCATACGTGGGTTTGGAAAGTAAATCTTCTGACGGAAATACAATTTATTTAGGAGGCGTTGCCGATTCGGTAGGTAGTTATGTTGGGCAGTCAAGATATATATCTTCAAATTTATACCAATCTAATAAAACTTATTCTTCTTTTATTAAGTTTGGTAATGCTGGAGATATTTACTTTTATGGAAATGCAGGTCTTACGGCTAATACCAATTATTCTCCGACAGAATTAGCTAAAATTGATTCTACAGGTAGATTTGTCGCTCAATCTATTGTAAAAGCTGGCGGATTAGCAACTCAGTTTTTAAAAGCAGATGGTTCTGTAGATTCAAGTGCTTATGTAACCCAGGTTAATTTAAATACTCAATTATCCAATTATGTAGATATAGCATCTAATCAAAACGTAAGTGGAGTAAAAAAGTATACGGGAGCTTATTCTCAGTGGATTTTAAATGATGATGCAGTAACAAATGCAAGAGGTTTTTTGCAATCGTTATCAAACATGTTTTATATTGGTACTTTAAATGATAAAAATTTAGTTCTATATAGAAACGATATGGCTAAAGTAACTGTTGGTAGTTCTGCGGTTACATTTGTTGATAACATTGTAATACCAAATGGTACAGTAAATAATCATGGGGTTAATTTAGGCCAAATGAATACTGCAATAGCAGGACACACTCATACTTTCACATCATTAACCTCTAAACCAATAACAGCAACAGGATATGGAATCACTGATGTCCCAAGGCAAGGTATTTTTGGAGGTGATATAAACTCAATTAGGTCAAATGATACAAGAAATACAAATCCTTTACCATCAACTGATTTAAAAAGCGGTGCTTGGTTTGATTTTAAGGGAGTTTCAACAATTGGATTAACCAGTAGTTTCAGTTGGGCTTCTGTAATGACTTTTGTACCTTATAGTGATGATTCGGGAAACGCAAATTCAGCCTATAGATTAGCTCAGTCAGGTGATGAATTAAGTTTTCAAAATTATACACCGTCAGGTTGGGGTAAATGGAGAAAAATATGGACAAACAAACATTTTAGCCAAACAGATATTAATAATTGGGGTACAGCATTTAATTGGGGGAATCATGATAGTGTAGGGTACCTTACGAATTCCGCACTCTCTAATTATTACACTAAAAATGAGTCTTTAAATTTATTTGTGAGAAACAATGGTGTTGAGACTATATCAGACACTAAGACATTTACTCATAGTCCAGTTATTCCAAATGGTACGCTCGATGCTCATGCTGTCAATGTAAGCCAGCTGAATACAAAAGCTAATGGCCAGGAAAACGCTTCAGCGATTGGTTTCTCGTCTGGAAATATACCAACTGCAGATGGAGGTTCTTTTCCATATATGTATCATAGTTCAGGATCATATGTGGCATTGGCAACACAATCTTATGTACAAACCAACTTTTTAAGTACACCAAATGGTACATCTGTTATAATATCAGGTTCAAATTTAAATGACTACCTTAAAACAGGTTTTTACAGAGGGGTTGGATTAATTAATGCTCCTTTTAATAATAATGGATGGTGGTATGTAATCATTGAAACCCACGATAGTACTTGGGTTACACAGAGAGCAACTTCATTTGGTTCAGGTAATATACCCAATGTAACTTACCAAAGGACTATGAATGGAGGTAGCTGGTCAGATTGGGCACAAGTTTGGACTACTCAGGATTTTACTACAACAAATATTCAGCAATGGAATTATGCTTATCAATACGGATTGAAAGTAAACGAAACATTTTCTGTGAACATGAGCTCTGGGATGGCTATAACAGATGGCATTCTTGATAATGAATCTGG
Coding sequences within it:
- a CDS encoding pyocin knob domain-containing protein, whose translation is MGGTAAHFLKADGSLDNTSYLTTDTIQNINAIKSFITSGGNAIANHSLRVYSTDGSKAGMTFYTGGIGAGNIIYTGSFDFKKSDDSGFTQVIASGFKKDGSDDNSFLTAGGGSVLRSTYPTTTQADAKFVPYAGATSDLTLADKNLNFTTGSVSRVEGNTRIFNKVFQNYVTISQTGILSFKFPQATTAATMFDVTLKIYGYQNRFLGNIRVSFYKNNATSINGSGHKAVIECSDNFPTTVLNVGIDANGNVRINIGEATTVWSTYLTVEVERVSTSHSGYNFDWSKGWSQAIETDMSTYQSLLNIIPDIVATRSFIQNQNYFHTNTIVGQSVNSTAVTTLDSYLQNGGFISGYGTSGWGGSDAPSWASYGGFIKFNDNNGLQLYYNNGHNSSTNHRLGFRTKNTSNGTTVWYEFATREWSSTVNVPYTGATNDIHLNGKKLSGVNSLNITQNSTGLYGSYVGLESKSSDGNTIYLGGVADSVGSYVGQSRYISSNLYQSNKTYSSFIKFGNAGDIYFYGNAGLTANTNYSPTELAKIDSTGRFVAQSIVKAGGLATQFLKADGSVDSSAYVTQVNLNTQLSNYVDIASNQNVSGVKKYTGAYSQWILNDDAVTNARGFLQSLSNMFYIGTLNDKNLVLYRNDMAKVTVGSSAVTFVDNIVIPNGTVNNHGVNLGQMNTAIAGHTHTFTSLTSKPITATGYGITDVPRQGIFGGDINSIRSNDTRNTNPLPSTDLKSGAWFDFKGVSTIGLTSSFSWASVMTFVPYSDDSGNANSAYRLAQSGDELSFQNYTPSGWGKWRKIWTNKHFSQTDINNWGTAFNWGNHDSVGYLTNSALSNYYTKNESLNLFVRNNGVETISDTKTFTHSPVIPNGTLDAHAVNVSQLNTKANGQENASAIGFSSGNIPTADGGSFPYMYHSSGSYVALATQSYVQTNFLSTPNGTSVIISGSNLNDYLKTGFYRGVGLINAPFNNNGWWYVIIETHDSTWVTQRATSFGSGNIPNVTYQRTMNGGSWSDWAQVWTTQDFTTTNIQQWNYAYQYGLKVNETFSVNMSSGMAITDGILDNESGLTDLNEKNLVSAKRGYYYKYGSSSKEFEGLNYEYKKQKFGLGREINDTDKLTVEGSVKASKNFKSEGEKPDTLFIPNGELASLRDEIVNDQSDYAIRLDPHEYEIDPSGSLEVDDRNRLIHIIGEQVKMTVNFRRIYPKQQIVIYNFDQNGGTMTVKIQGKTIANINARGFLRLYVTKSLRVIAERQQPCDFIW